CGGTGAAGAGCATAAGGTCCGATTGCCAACTCACCGTCGTCTGCGACCTTTGCCTTTGCGAGTACACTTCGCATGGCCACTGCGGCCTGGTGAGGGGGGGCAGGGTGGACAACGATGCCACCCTGGAACTCTATGGCAGGATAGCGGTGAGCCAGGCTAAGGCAGGAGCGCACATGGTGGCGCCGAGCGGCATGATGGATGGTCAGGTCCGAGCCATAAGACATGCACTGGACGAAGCTGGCTTCGAGGAGGTGGGCATCATGTCCTATTCAGCCAAGTACGCCTCCGCCTTCTATGGACCTTTTCGCGATGCCGTGGCCTCGAAACCCTCCTTCGGCGACAGACGCACGCATCAAATGGACCCAGGCAACGCTCGAGAGGCGCTGCGGGAGATGGAGATGGATCTGAATGAGGGGGCAGATATCCTTATGGTCAAGCCAGCCCTGCCGTATCTCGACGTGATCTGCAGGGCCAGGGAAAGATTCCCTGCTCCCATTGCCGCTTACAATGTCTCGGGAGAGTACTCCATGCTGAAGTTAGCCTCTTCACAGGGGATTTTAGAGGAGCGAAGGGGCATGATGGAGGTGCTCACCAGCATCAAGCGAGCGGGTGCCGACATCATCATCACATATCACGCCTTAGAAGCGGCGCGGGCGCTTAAGGAGGGTGACTGGTGAATACCGAGCATTCCCGCCAATGCTTCGAGAAGGCCAAGCTTCTGCTTCCCGGTGGGGTGTCGAGCCCGGTGCGGGCCTTCGCTCCCTATCCCATCTTCATCTCGAGGGGAAAAGGCTCTCGTTTGTACGACGTGGATGGGAATGAGTACATAGACTACTGCCTGGGCTTCGGTCCTCTTATACTGGGGCATGCGCCTGAAGAGGTAGTAAAGGCATTGCAGATCCAGGCAGAGCTAGGCACCCTATATGGCGCGCCGATAGAAATGGAGGCGCGCATGGCCGAGATGATCTCACATTACTATCCCAACGTGGAGATGCTGCGCTTCGTCTCCTCTGGTACCGAGGCCACCATGCATGCCTTGCGCTTAGCCAGGGGATACACTCAGCGCAAAAAGATCGTCAAGATCGAAGGCGGCTTCCACGGAGCGCATGACGCTGTCCTGGTCCGGGCGGGCTCGGGCGCCACCACTCATAGCGCCCCCGACTCACTGGGAGTGTTGGAAGAAGTGGCATCCCAAACCTTGCTCGCTCCCTATAATGACCTGGAAGCGGTGCGGCAGCTTCTGGTAACGAACCGCGAGGAGGTCGCGGCTGTTATTCTTGAGCCAGTGCTGGGAAACATCGGGCCGGTGCTGCCTGAGAAAGGTTATCTGCAGGGGCTAAGGGAGCTCTGCACCGAGCATGGTGCGCTGCTGATCTTCGACGAGGTGATAACGGGATTCCGTTTGGCCCTGGGCGGGGCGCAAGAGCTTTTCGGGGTGAGGGCGGACATAACCACTCTGGGCAAGATATTGGGAGGGGGCATGCCCATAGGGGCCTTCGGTGCCTCCAAAGAGATCATGTCCTTCATCTCCCCCTTGGGCAAGGTGTATCAAGCAGGGACCTTCAGCGGCAATCCCATGAGCTTGACCGCCGGCTATCATACCATCAAGGCCTTGGCTCGAGAGGGGCATGAACATCTGAATGCGAGAGGAGAGGAGATGCGCGCAGGCCTGGCCCGCGTCTGCCGGGAACTCGGCCTGGAATTCCAAGTGCAGGGCATCGGCTCCATGTTCCAATTGTTCCTGACGCGACATGAAGTGCGGGATTACCGCTCCGCCCTCACTTGCGACGGCGAGAGATTCATGCGCCTCTTCCGCTTCCTACTAGACCATGGCATTTATCTTCCCCCTTCCCAATGGGAGACCTGCTTCCTGTGCACAGCGCATTCATCCGCTGATGTGAGGAGGACGGTGGAGGCCTACGCTTCCTCATTGCAGGAGGTGCGCTGATGATCCTGGGCACGAGGGGCAGCAGCCTGGCGATGGCACAAGCAAGGATGGTGATGGAGGCCTTAGCGAGGGCTTGCCCTGAGCTCAAGGTGGAGCTGAGGAAGGTGCGCACCACAGGGGACGAGGTCAGGGACCGACCGCTCCGCTCTTTAGGAGGGATAGGAGCGTTCACCAAGGAACTGGACAAGTTTATATTGAAGGGAGAGATAGACGCCGCAGTCAACTCCCTCAAGGATATGCCAGTGGCCCTTACCCCGGGAACGGTGATCGCGGCCGTTCTGCCCCGCGGGCCGGTGGAAGATGTGCTGGTGTCAGAAGAACCCTTGGAGAAGCTCCCTCCAGGAGCGGTAGTGGGGACCTCCAGCGTAAGGCGCGCCGCGGTGCTCAGGAGGCTTCGCCCCGATCTCACGGTCAAGGATCTCAGAGGCAATGTGACCACACGATTGAGGAAGCTGCGCGAGGGTGAATACGATGCCATTGTGCTGGCCAAGGCAGGCCTGGAGCGATTGGACCTGAAGGTGCGCTGTCATGCGCTGGACCCTAAGGTGTTCGTGCCCTCGGCAGGCCAGGGCGCGATAGCGGTGGTGTGCGCCGAGGGCTGTGGCTTCCTCGATCAGCTCAGGCGCATCGACCATTTCCCCACCCGCATAGAAGTGGAGGCGGAGAGGAGAGTCCTAGGTCTTCTGGGAGGAGGCTGCTATCTTCCTATAGGAGTGCTGGCCAGACTGACCGAACGCGGCATGTCCATCAGGGCGCAGATGATGGATGAGGAGGGGGGGCGCCTCGTCTCCTCCGAGGCCGACCTCGAGCCTGGCGACGAGCAGGGGCTGGAGAGCTTCGCCCAAGAACTTTTGCGGAGGTTCCAGGAGAGCGCACGTGACACCTGCGCTCAAACGGGCGAGGTCTTCCTGGTAGGGGCAGGCCCCGGGGATCCAGGCCTTCTTACGCTTAAGGGGCTGGAAGCGCTGCGGCGGGCCGAGGTGGTGGTGCACGACGCCTTGATAGGGGAGGCGCTTCTGAACGAGGCGCCCAAGGAGGCCGAGGTCATCGATGTGGGCAAGCGCGGCTGCGGCCATAAGGCGGAGCAGGCGGAAATAAATGAGCTATTGGTGAAGAAGGCCAGGGAAGGTAAAAAGGTGGTGCGCTTGAAAGGTGGCGACCCTTTCCTCTTCGGACGAGGAGGTGAGGAGGCGGAGGCCTTGCGGCGCGCCGGCCTCAGGGTACACCTCATACCAGGCGTGACCAGCGCCATCGCCGCGCCCGCCATGGCTGGGATACCTGTAACGCACAGGAAGATGGCCTCCCATGTTACCTTCGTCACCGGGCATGAGAGCGCGGAGAAGGAGGAGGAGTCCATAGATTGGGGAGCCCTGGCCCAGGTGGGGAAGGCAGGGGGGACCCTGGTGATCCTCATGGGCATGTCCAATTTGAGAAAAAACATGCAGCGCCTGATAGAAGCGGGGATGGACCGTAGGACCCCCGTGGCAGTGGTGGAGAAAGGGAGCCTACCAGGGCAGAGGACGGCGGTGGCCACTCTGGGGAATGTAGCAGAGGTGTGCGAGTCGCTGGGGATGGGAGCACCAGCGGTGATCGTGGTGGGCGAGGTGGCGCGCATGCGCGAGGTCTTGGGGGATCTGGCATGACATTGGTGGCCATAATGCGCCCCCAGGACAGGCTTGAGGAGTCCATGCGCTTAGCTGAGCAGTTCGGCTTCCAAGCCATATGCGCATCGCCCATCGAGATAGAGCTCAGGGACAGCGAGGCATTCGACTTCTTCTTGGATGAGCTGCGGAAGGAGAGGGTGGATCTGGTCATGTTCAGTTCGGCCACAGCGGTGCAGTCAGCCCTGGATCTGGCTCAGCGCCGATCTGCCAGGGAGGATTTCCTCCGGCACCTCCGAAGAACCGAGATAGTGGCCATCGGACCCGCGACATGCAGGAAGCTGGAGAAGGAAGGGTTGCACGCAGAGGGCATTCCCGAGGAGTTCACTTCCGAAGGCCTGGTGCAATACGCCAAAAAGTTGTCACGACCTGGAGCCAGATGCTACGTACTGCGCTCCGATCAGGGCTCGGGCGCCTTGCTTCCAGGGCTCAGGCAAGCCGGACTGCAGGCTGACGAAGTGGTGGTCTATTCCCTGATGAGACGCGAGGGAGCGGAGGATCTGCAGCGGCTGATCGATCATGGCGAGAGGGGAGAGGTGGATGTCTTCCTGTTCACCTCATCCCTTTCAGCCCGCATCCTATTGGATACTTGGTCCTCGAGATCTGGCATGGATGCAGTGATGCGCTCCTTATCCGCTAAGATAGTAGGAGCCATAGGCCCTCCCACCAAAGAGACGTTGGAGTCCTACGGGATAAGGGTGGACGTGATGCCTGCGCGCGCCACCTTCATCGATCTGCTGCAAGCGGTCAAGGATTGGCTGGAAAAAAAGCCGAGGGGATGCTGAGCGGGGCGAGCGCTCGAGCCATCATGAATGTTGCGCCCATTCCCCGCCTCAGGCCTTCATTCCATCTCGGCTAGTTTTGTGAAAAGACGTGTCCCGCCGAAGATCCTTAGATATTCCTGTTGTAAACTGAATAACCCCACTTCATCGCTTAAAAATTCCCTGCTCAATTTCTCATCTTTCCTACCATTGTAATTTATATAAGTTATTGAAATCTATTTTTTTCAAGAATTGGGATAAGTATTGTTCTGGAATAACGCTAACGATAACGATGAATATACTTTTAATCGCATTTTGATGCTTTTTTGCTTTTTTCTAAAGTCAAAACGACCATGTGTCAATTTGTTTATCAAGCCTCATAAATTCATCCTCTTGGTTTTAGCGAAGTTCATTGGGAGCGTGCATTGAAGATTTCAGAAAAATAAGAAAGGAAAGAGACTTTCAAAAGATCGGGTCCGTAACCTCTCCTCTGCAACGAGTTGCCCGGATTAGAGCCCTTTCAGCTTCATTCCAGTCGTTCTTAAGGTAA
This sequence is a window from Methanomassiliicoccales archaeon. Protein-coding genes within it:
- the hemL gene encoding glutamate-1-semialdehyde 2,1-aminomutase; protein product: MNTEHSRQCFEKAKLLLPGGVSSPVRAFAPYPIFISRGKGSRLYDVDGNEYIDYCLGFGPLILGHAPEEVVKALQIQAELGTLYGAPIEMEARMAEMISHYYPNVEMLRFVSSGTEATMHALRLARGYTQRKKIVKIEGGFHGAHDAVLVRAGSGATTHSAPDSLGVLEEVASQTLLAPYNDLEAVRQLLVTNREEVAAVILEPVLGNIGPVLPEKGYLQGLRELCTEHGALLIFDEVITGFRLALGGAQELFGVRADITTLGKILGGGMPIGAFGASKEIMSFISPLGKVYQAGTFSGNPMSLTAGYHTIKALAREGHEHLNARGEEMRAGLARVCRELGLEFQVQGIGSMFQLFLTRHEVRDYRSALTCDGERFMRLFRFLLDHGIYLPPSQWETCFLCTAHSSADVRRTVEAYASSLQEVR
- a CDS encoding uroporphyrinogen-III synthase; protein product: MTLVAIMRPQDRLEESMRLAEQFGFQAICASPIEIELRDSEAFDFFLDELRKERVDLVMFSSATAVQSALDLAQRRSAREDFLRHLRRTEIVAIGPATCRKLEKEGLHAEGIPEEFTSEGLVQYAKKLSRPGARCYVLRSDQGSGALLPGLRQAGLQADEVVVYSLMRREGAEDLQRLIDHGERGEVDVFLFTSSLSARILLDTWSSRSGMDAVMRSLSAKIVGAIGPPTKETLESYGIRVDVMPARATFIDLLQAVKDWLEKKPRGC
- the hemB gene encoding porphobilinogen synthase, with translation MFPETRLRRLRGRESIRRMVRETSLRVEDLMLPIFVDETLEEPREILSMPGVKAFPPSEASIQAKQAERLGIQSVLLFGVPQHKDEEGSGAWEEQGPVQRAVKSIRSDCQLTVVCDLCLCEYTSHGHCGLVRGGRVDNDATLELYGRIAVSQAKAGAHMVAPSGMMDGQVRAIRHALDEAGFEEVGIMSYSAKYASAFYGPFRDAVASKPSFGDRRTHQMDPGNAREALREMEMDLNEGADILMVKPALPYLDVICRARERFPAPIAAYNVSGEYSMLKLASSQGILEERRGMMEVLTSIKRAGADIIITYHALEAARALKEGDW
- the cobA gene encoding uroporphyrinogen-III C-methyltransferase produces the protein MILGTRGSSLAMAQARMVMEALARACPELKVELRKVRTTGDEVRDRPLRSLGGIGAFTKELDKFILKGEIDAAVNSLKDMPVALTPGTVIAAVLPRGPVEDVLVSEEPLEKLPPGAVVGTSSVRRAAVLRRLRPDLTVKDLRGNVTTRLRKLREGEYDAIVLAKAGLERLDLKVRCHALDPKVFVPSAGQGAIAVVCAEGCGFLDQLRRIDHFPTRIEVEAERRVLGLLGGGCYLPIGVLARLTERGMSIRAQMMDEEGGRLVSSEADLEPGDEQGLESFAQELLRRFQESARDTCAQTGEVFLVGAGPGDPGLLTLKGLEALRRAEVVVHDALIGEALLNEAPKEAEVIDVGKRGCGHKAEQAEINELLVKKAREGKKVVRLKGGDPFLFGRGGEEAEALRRAGLRVHLIPGVTSAIAAPAMAGIPVTHRKMASHVTFVTGHESAEKEEESIDWGALAQVGKAGGTLVILMGMSNLRKNMQRLIEAGMDRRTPVAVVEKGSLPGQRTAVATLGNVAEVCESLGMGAPAVIVVGEVARMREVLGDLA